CAACGGATAAGCCGGACTTTCCAAGTGGAAGCGACTGGCATACGCTGCAACAATTGCAATTGAGTCGATAGTTTCGCAAACAATTTCCATTGTAGTAGCGTCTTCACGTACCTTAACTCTTTGACGGAGGAAGAGCACTTTCCATTTCGCCAAAGAGATCCCGTTCTCAAGATTCGCCACAGGACGCACGGCGTGACATTTTGCAGCTGCGCATTGCCCAAATACACGCACCGGAACCTTGCTAATGCCTACAAATCGGCATGCCGAACCGATTTAGGACACGAATGAAGGCGGAGCATTCGCGATTCTGGTACAACCGAACCAATCAGCGAGCTCCATCCGAttcaaacaatattattaacaATGTTTGGTTAGCTACAATGTAATGGATTGTAACGTTTGATGGTAGTACCGTTTaatgtgtgtgctgttttacGAACTATTTCAACTATACGAactatatttaatatttatgcaCATGTTTAAATCATAAGTTGTAGTACGAATACGGAAAGTTCTGTTACTCAAATTCCTTAATGATCTCATCTTAAATTCCGTAGATATTTCTAAACGATGAAAAAAGTTGTTCAACAAACTGCTTTAACTATTGCTTTCAACTGCGGAAACAACCGATTAAACTATCCAGAACTATCAGACCAAACTACAGtattgtgttgtgtaaaaCGTACGTAGCTAATATACATTAAACAAATAGAAATTCAATATATTTAAGTACGAACTTCCAAATCAGGTAtataacgaaaaaagaaattgagaATTCATCAAATGATACACTAATAATACTAATGTTTACGAATTTTTAGCGCAACGCGGATATTCTAAACCGGGATGATTCTTTTGAGCTGATTTTCATCTATTTGGTTAACCGTCTTTTTAAAATGCTTATTATACCAGTGAATTCACCCACAGTTGATTTCTGTTCAACTGTGGTACTCATCGTCTGGTCGAAATCTCGTATTGTCTGtggggtgtatgtgtgtgtgtgtagcagAGTCACTCATTACCAGCCGAAACGATTTCTCATGAGTTCCACgcagggaaaagaaaactcaatcCATTCGCCTAACTCAGGGGACGGCAAAGCGCGGGCTAAATAGATTTTATCCGGCGGGCTAAacattttagaaaaaaactccaacaGACAGTTGTGTCTACGAGTTGTTTTATGCAAATCGAAACCTAATGTCCCCAATGCAATGATTATTCATATCATGTGACCGGACGTGAGGATGGCAGCATTTGGTCGATGATATCACAATCGAAATGAacagcaatattttttttctgttttccacaGGTATTCTGAGGATTTCtatggtgtattggtaacggTGCCGGTATTCACACGACAGAAACGGGTCCTAGAAACCATTCTTACCAATCCCCCATACGCAAGCTTGACTAtctagctacgggtaaataaagtcaaagaaagccaaaaacgGAAAGCCTATACCtcttgtggttgttgtgccggtaagGAAGGGAAGATTCGGAAGATTTCGAGCCAAttaacaagtaaaaaaaaaaatgaaaaatgcactacagattaaaataataattttgaaaacacACACGTGTTCAAGTGAAAAATTCGATGTAACCCTACACGTGAAAGGTGTGCCGACCCCTGACATAGCTGGCTGTCAAACTACATGTAAAGTAATGTCAACAATAGAAGTCTGCTGTACAAGAACGAATTGAAATAGGCAAATGAAATAGTTGGtgtaaaatttgcaaattgtaGTGAAACTGTGccggtttttcattttcacaacATCGCCATCCCGTCCGTGATTGTCGTTTCATTAGTTATACACTATTTTATCGTCGGCGTACAGTGTTGTAAATGATCACCGGATTCCTATCTGCAAGGGAGTCATGTAAATCGTGAAACTGTTGTGTTTATAGATAAGTGTATGGTGTACAATGTTGGTTCCTAACAGCAGTAGGGTGATGGATAATATGAGGTCCAACCTATGTTCCATGGTGTTATACATTCACTACAATTGAAACATTCCTTTCCTGCCACATTGCTGTGGATACAACTTCAAAACGGTAGTCTCGAAATGTATTCAAAAGTGCTGAACTATCCCACGGCTAGCAACAATACGAACGCACATTCACGCTTCGTGGCCAGTTCCTCGGAGGCAGTTTCCACCAGTACAAGCACGAGATCCTCGTCATTCAACTACGACAACCTCAGCTACGACGATATACTGTGCGCGGTCTGCCGATCGGTTCTTAACGAGCCGGTATTTCTGCCGTGCCAACATCTGTTTTGCCGCAACTGCATCCGTGGAACGatcgaaaaaaacaacctgtACTGTCCGTGCTGCAGGAAACGGTTTGGCACATGGTATCGTAACGCTTCCCGTGCCAACGGGCTCGTGCACGAGCAGCTTTGGCGTGCAATCCAAAGCCAGTTCCGTGAGCACCTGGATGAAGACAACCCGTCGGGCTCGTTAAAAGGTACAACGGCGCAACAAATCCGTAAGACCCGGCAGACACCGGCAGCGCAATGATCATAAAAGCAAACACTTATCGaaacatgttttcttttgatttcaGCGCCAACATCCagcatacaattggccagtcACGGAGAAATTGGAAAGGAGTACAAAGACGAATTGAAACGTTTCCAAAAGGAACTTTTCGAAGAAAAGACTAAAGAACTGTCCGCTTCCGAGCAGTACATCATCAATCTATACAAACAGGAAGGTATTATTGACCTTGCTGATAACAGCAGCCATGTTTCTGTGTCCTCGGCCACCACTCCCGATCTGGTAGATAGTGCTGAAGGCgaaaaaagtgcatttgaAGCTAATGCACTAGCCAGCTCCGGCTCTGTGGCAGGACCATCGACGATGCGTAAGCAAACTCTGCCAATTACAATGGGGACGCTTAACGGAACAAAGGCCGGACCGTTCACTGCTATCTCACCATCGAGTGGAAGGTAAAGAGCTACGAAATAAATAGGCAATTCTATATTCGGTCGTATTTTCACTCGTTCCATCTTCTACTACCAGTGTCATCTCCATTTCCTCGACGTCATCAGCTGCGTCCGGTGTGACCGCTTCATCGTGCGCTACGTCGTCTGCCTCAGGACGCTACAGTTTAATAAAATCCGTTGCCCAAAAGGTCGGCCGGTCGGCAGAGATTGTCAAACAAAAAGTGCAAGACACAATCTTGCATCGATTAACGGCGGGAAAATTGCAGCAACACCAACGAACTTTGAACGCCACCGATCTGAACAAGAGCGAACTGTGCGTCAAGCCAACCGCAGTGCACAAGCTTGAACGGCGTGGTGTGGAGGGCGAAGGAACCGAATGCGACGATTCGGACAGTTTGAAATCGGAACAGAACCACTTCATTCCGATCGTTCAATCGATGCCGAAAAGCTGGTTAGTGAAAGGGCGAACATTTAGTGCGGAACGTATATTTAatcacagtttttttttttgcagcttcTCGTGCAATACATTTCGGCGTGTGCCAACCGTCCGGCCTGTTCCATCGCCGCTAAAGTACGAATCATCTCCGAAGAGCAGTTCGTTTCAGCCgttaaaacacaaaagatTGTTGTCGGCATTTAAGGTTGTGAAATTAACAGTTCTAACTCCCCCGAAAATCCTGTGGCCGGAAAGCTGCGAGCAATCGGCGGAGTCCCTTGGGCCTTCTACATTTAAAAAGAAAGTCCCCACCCCAACCAGGACGCCGCGTCCACGTGGCCGTCCTCGTCGTATAAAGCTCAAGTTTACACCCACCAAAATACAGAAACCTTCGGCAAAGCATGCAAGTACCGTAAGTTCTTCCGCCAACAGTCGAACACGACGCACTGTAGTGGAAGGGCCTAGCACTATAAAGGATATTATAGTTAGCGATCAGCAACGACGGGAGCAACAGATTGAAATGGAACGGCGAGATTTTGAGTTTGCCCAAAAGCTGCAACAAAAGCTGAATCGATCGTCCGGTGTAATGCAAGAGATTCTAAGGCAACAGCCTCCGGTTTATCGTAGCACCGGCTATTCGCTCCGCCGCAAAGGCCCTGCCGATGTCAGTGCCAGTAGTGGTCAAAATAATAGCACCATGTTCAACAGCTCGGCCAATAGTATGCCCAGTCCcagcagcacaaacaaaacttccGCTCAAACGACGCGCAAACGTAAGGCTACCAGCAGTAGTGTGGAAAATGACGTTCCTTCCAGTTCCTCGCCGGCAAAGCGAGTTAcaacacaaatgaaaacaagacGTCAAACGAAACAGTTTCGTATGAAAAATGGGAACGATTCTAGTCTAGATGAACCGCCAGATCATCTGGAAGTACAGCAAAAGCATTCGTGTCCAGCACCACTGCGTAAGTCTACTAGAAATAAGACCCGTTAAGGGGATTGGTACGATTCCTcgcacaacagcaaacacgTGGTTATCCATAGGGCGCATCAaatcaaaaacataaattgtCCTTGTTGTCCTTCATGCAACGTATgcattgaaaaaaatggataaatttcaacaatttttcataCGAATGGAACTGGTTTTGAAGTAATGTTCAAACGGCATGCACCGGACCGAAGAAGTTTTACATGGGAAAATTTCTCTTATTCGCCCAATGTGGTCCTTTCCAATCGGAACGGTAGGAGTAGGAGTTTGGCAAACAGACGTTCTGGTCTGGCCATCCGATAACAGTCTTTAGCGTAAAGTGCAGCAGAAAATCGCAGATGGTGGGCAAAATGATCTCTGCGTTTTCCCTAGAAGTAGAGAAACAATCGGCCAAACAGTGAAGAAGTACCTGGACAAGATGAACTTAATTTCATtatctttaatttaattatctttcatgattattcttcttcttctctatcgTCACAACAACCGGTACAGtcaagtcctgcgtacgggagattggtaaggatgggattttggacccgGTGTAAAAACCGGTACCGCTATCAAAAGCACCCCCGGTAACGGGGTTGGGGCGCCACCACCCATTCTTTTTGGGTTTTCCgtgtttaatatttcattgtttgtcCTCGTTTATTGTCAAATTCGTCCATTTTTTCAATGCATACGTCAATGCGTTTCCATTAATTTAAAGCTTGGTGAGAGATGACTTTCAGCTTTATTTTACTGAACTGATGTTTCTGTGTAAAACAGGGGGAGCGAAATGATAATCCAACTAGGAAACTAGAACTGGCAGATGACATCGAACATTTCGAGTCATTTTCTGTATAGAAACATATATCTTGGCAGCAAAGTAATACTCCATtcgaaaaagtttatttttctacgTACATACACGCGTCTAGTTTAAGGGATTAACCCGtatgattttgtttatataaAGTTCAAATACCTGCCCTCTCTATACGCGACAAACACTCCGAGGCGGTGGCAACAATCGGTGCAGAATTGTGTAGAACACCCATCGCAACATTGGTTATTTTGATTGCCACTGGTTTGGCAAAAGAGATTAGGTAACGAACAGTATCAAACGGTAGATATGTATGTGAAGgcacaaaagcaacaattcTGTCGATCGGATTCCAATACGTAgatatgtatatttttttcgaCCTAATACCTATGTACATGAATGTCATGTTGTGCACAAAGAATTCGGATCTTGCACCGTGGTCCGGGATCTTCTAACTCGCATTCTACAATATTGCATTTACGATAAAGAAACGTAGGCCATATTCCGTGAGCCAGTGGTCTGTGTGCAtggtgtgctgtttttttgctttttatttgcgTAGGAAGtcgatatttttcttttacagaTCAAACAAATGGTGTTGCTATCGTAAGAGTCGCGGAGACTAGATTTTAGACGCATGTGTCCGAAGCGAGGACCTTTCTACATTACTAATGCAGTTGCGGAAGCAAGCAAAACTCAAACTAAAAAATAAGCCACCATAAACGATACACTCGGTAACAGTGCGAGCAAAATAAAGTTATCATCATTATAGAACCGTCGTTTACTTCTTCGCCGGCTTACCGCCGGTTGCCTTGCTTCCGGGGAAGTCAATCAGGATGACCGAAAGCCCCGCACTCATGCGATTATCGAACGATTTCGCTATGTCGTCGGAAGAATCCGTATTGCGCGACGATGTAGTGGTGCAAACCGAAAGACGAGAcgctggaaacaaaacaatacaatcgTTTTATGCGCTGGTGGCTACAAAAACCCGGAAGATAGCTTACCTTGCTTGGACGAAATCGTATCAACGCGACCGCTGTACTCCGTGCCGTGTGAATTTTCACTTCGCCACGATATTTGACTCTTGGTTCGCTTGATTAACGGCAAACGTAGGCCCCGTTCGTAGCAATGTTTGCTGACCGACGCAGCTAGCTCATTGTTTTGCTCCACCAGATCGGCCAAATGCTGCAGTGCGTTACTGTTGCGCTCTTCCAATTCCTTCAGGTTGAGATCCTTCTGGAATATCAGCATCAGATCATCATCGTTCGTTTTTGCCTTTGCCGCCTTAACTGCTAGCTTCAGCTCTCTCTCAGCGCGCTGAATCTTCGTCCGCTGATCCAGCAACTCCTTCTGgatgcgcagcagcacgtcaTTACTGTCCAGCCGTACTTTTTGCGCTTGTTCCAGCGCTTTATCGTTTTGCTCCCGACAT
This region of Anopheles marshallii chromosome 2, idAnoMarsDA_429_01, whole genome shotgun sequence genomic DNA includes:
- the LOC128708566 gene encoding uncharacterized protein LOC128708566, with product MYSKVLNYPTASNNTNAHSRFVASSSEAVSTSTSTRSSSFNYDNLSYDDILCAVCRSVLNEPVFLPCQHLFCRNCIRGTIEKNNLYCPCCRKRFGTWYRNASRANGLVHEQLWRAIQSQFREHLDEDNPSGSLKGTTAQQIPPTSSIQLASHGEIGKEYKDELKRFQKELFEEKTKELSASEQYIINLYKQEGIIDLADNSSHVSVSSATTPDLVDSAEGEKSAFEANALASSGSVAGPSTMRKQTLPITMGTLNGTKAGPFTAISPSSGSVISISSTSSAASGVTASSCATSSASGRYSLIKSVAQKVGRSAEIVKQKVQDTILHRLTAGKLQQHQRTLNATDLNKSELCVKPTAVHKLERRGVEGEGTECDDSDSLKSEQNHFIPIVQSMPKSCFSCNTFRRVPTVRPVPSPLKYESSPKSSSFQPLKHKRLLSAFKVVKLTVLTPPKILWPESCEQSAESLGPSTFKKKVPTPTRTPRPRGRPRRIKLKFTPTKIQKPSAKHASTVSSSANSRTRRTVVEGPSTIKDIIVSDQQRREQQIEMERRDFEFAQKLQQKLNRSSGVMQEILRQQPPVYRSTGYSLRRKGPADVSASSGQNNSTMFNSSANSMPSPSSTNKTSAQTTRKRKATSSSVENDVPSSSSPAKRVTTQMKTRRQTKQFRMKNGNDSSLDEPPDHLEVQQKHSCPAPLRKSTRNKTR